The Miscanthus floridulus cultivar M001 chromosome 7, ASM1932011v1, whole genome shotgun sequence genome includes a region encoding these proteins:
- the LOC136463857 gene encoding uncharacterized protein isoform X1, with the protein MGNNETCKKSHEHEKLDIGRREEDKASYSPELEEGEFRKDEPFGLENLIHKGMVVSVQKLGSSTKGRVSTWQSTSPERGSHQGDTSMKSQLVNVIQSTCHRIYSEKHSQSYSPSSPIRSKERHEKRMRNCFSYHDYHQVLKKIEKVCSERLDNQLLHQSKDRKEFNTLIKEEEWKFFKKHACSYRVHYERVIPTTSYHRMKLPKLFFSILLKVFRKYMRSQLIKFVRRQINDRNKEKRIRERWIFEATAGYLKKTFDGTSMTCSGFKMEKPECHVHAYSEGKQELKFLDMQSLTTEIEAIASSKELEETVTDKDSDIFQPEPIIENLQSPIETNGGAEDGLSVDATEGLVDSMSSHSNNAPTEFSEKVGMQVAVSSPPQNEGGNVERSCSRFVTDKTLVLSKAVAADLGNEPPVRKKQRCMNPDDDALEGSCSGSQRNLPHESDSNIHETALHDEEEPKAERLPSANVNQMEQADVAANKEVSSGANSSFGQVTEQHNITATSATLVQPSTQLQLYDLTCQNVAHPCQESGVNTCSISTGLDNHGTLNIQQQSANQTSSMVEHMPENGLQSDPVTNGCRQLLMSSNRTSPPVRVTEQQISTSPPVQVTEQQNASNSSLLTPHVRQLCGPQTCQTVAHQDQPVGRNSFPAQAWLDSPRSSNVQQQSNNQTTTGSTSGQYMLESGTQSDPLAIEMSRLLLMHDLMTKKHISKRQKIILECEKELAECKRKFDEKFHNLEMETLQKKKDIAILEDKISKQQMLGETFQVLHKASAGVASGSQRGAPRRTMTEANQASWQHGLRFPASATMYQSPQPAAQPSTNNFLRQPFMTTPQAVANTLGGSATNLTHAPSGVMGTGIPYQTHAPSGVMSTGIPYHALPLPPDLHAFVNQMPPSRGAAARYNRQLQL; encoded by the exons ATGGGTAACAACGAAACCTGCAAGAAATCACATGAACATGAGAAACTTGATATAGGCAGGAGAGAAGAAGATAAAGCATCATACAGCCCTGAACTAGAAGAAGGTGAGTTTAGGAAGGATGAGCCATTTGGATTAGAAAACCTTATCCACAAGGGTATGGTTGTAAGTGTTCAAAAGTTGGGTTCATCCACCAAGGGGAGGGTCAGTACATGGCAATCAACTTCACCTGAAAGAGGTTCCCATCAAGGAGACACTTCAATGAAGAGTCAACTTGTTAATGTGATTCAATCAACTTGTCATAGAATATATTCTGAGAAACACAGCCAGAGCTATTCTCCATCTTCCCCTATTAGGTCAAAAGAAAGGCATGAGAAACGGATGCGCAACTGCTTTAGTTACCATGATTATCATCAAGTACTGAAAAAAATCGAGAAAGTTTGTTCAGAAAGGCTTGATAACCAATTGTTACATCAGAGTAAAGACCGCAAGGAATTCAATACTTTAATAAAGGAAGAGGAGTGGAAATTCTTCAAAAAACATGCTTGCTCTTATAGAGTTCACTATGAGCGTGTCATACCAACAACAAGCTATCACAGGATGAAGCTACCTAAGCTATTTTTCAGCATTTTGCTTAAGGTTTTCCGTAAATATATGCGGTCTCAGCTTATAAAATTTGTGAGAAGACAAATAAATGATAGGAACAAAGAGAAGAGAATAAGAGAACGCTGGATATTTGAGGCTACAGCTGGCTACCTTAAGAAAACGTTTGATGGAACTTCCATGACATGTTCTGGATTCAAGATGGAGAAACCAGAGTGTCATGTGCATGCTTATTCTGAAGGCAAACAAGAGCTCAAATTTTTGGACATGCAATCTCTAACTACTGAAATTGAAGCAATTGCTTCTAGTAAAGAACTTGAAGAAACCGTTACAGATAAGGACAGTGATATTTTTCAGCCAGAGCCAATTATAGAAAACCTACAATCACCAATAGAGACAAATGGAGGTGCAGAGGATGGGTTATCTGTTGATGCAACTGAAGGCTTAGTAGATAGTATGTCTTCACATTCCAATAATGCACCCACTGAGTTCAGTGAAAAAGTTGGGATGCAAGTTGCTGTCTCCTCACCACCACAAAATGAGGGGGGAAATGTGGAGAGATCCTGTTCTCGGTTCGTCACTGATAAAACATTGGTACTTTCTAAGGCAGTGGCAGCTGATTTAGGAAATGAGCCTCCAGTTAGAAAGAAGCAAAGGTGCATGAATCCTGACGATGATGCATTAGAAGGCTCTTGTTCTGGGTCCCAGAGAAATTTGCCACATGAGTCTGACTCTAATATTCATGAAACAGCATTGCACGATGAG GAGGAACCTAAAGCTGAAAGGCTGCCTTCAGCTAATGTGAATCAAATGGAACAGGCTGATGTTGCAGCTAATAAGGAAGTATCTAGTGGTGCAAACTCTTCCTTTGGCCAAGTCACTGAACAGCATAACATCACTGCAACTTCAGCAACATTAGTCCAACCGTCAACACAACTGCAACTTTATGATCTAACTTGTCAAAATGTTGCTCATCCGTGTCAAGAATCTGGTGTGAATACTTGTTCAATAAGCACTGGATTAGACAACCATGGGACATTAAATATTCAGCAGCAATCAGCCAACCAGACAAGCTCCATGGTTGAGCATATGCCTGAAAATGGACTCCAGTCAGATCCAGTTACCAATGGGTGTAGACAATTGCTTATGTCTAGTAATCGCACCTCTCCACCTGTTCGGGTTACCGAGCAGCAAATTTCCACCTCGCCACCTGTCCAAGTTACCGAGCAGCAAAATGCCTCTAATTCATCCTTATTAACTCCACATGTAAGACAACTATGTGGTCCCCAGACTTGTCAAACTGTTGCTCATCAGGATCAACCAGTTGGCAGGAATAGTTTTCCAGCACAAGCTTGGTTAGACAGCCCTAGATCATCAAATGTTCAGCAGCAGTCAAACAACCAGACAACAACAGGCTCCACTTCTGGACAATATATGCTTGAAAGTGGTACTCAATCAGATCCATTAGCAATTGAAATGAGTCGGCTGCTTCTGATGCATGATCTGATGACCAAGAAACATATATCTAAG AGGCAAAAAATTATCTTGGAGTGTGAAAAGGAGCTGGCTGAATGCAAAAGGAAGTTTGATGAGAAGTTCCATAATTTAGAGATGGAAACACTGCAGAAAAAGAAGGATATTGCGATCCTCGAGGACAAAATATCTAAGCAACAGATGTTAGGGGAGACATTCCAGGTTCTACACAAGGCCTCTGCTGGAGTTGCTTCGGGCAGTCAGAGAG GTGCTCCCAGGAGAACTATGACAGAGGCAAATCAAGCATCATGGCAGCATGGTTTGCGGTTTCCTGCATCAGCAACCATGTACCAGTCACCACAACCTGCTGCGCAACCATCCACAAACAATTTCCTTAGACAGCCTTTTATGACCACCCCACAGGCTGTAGCTAACACTTTGGGCGGATCCGCCACTAACTTAACGCATGCTCCAAGTGGTGTCATGGGCACTGGAATTCCATACCAAACGCATGCTCCAAGTGGTGTCATGAGCACTGGAATTCCATACCATGCACTTCCGCTTCCACCGGATCTCCATGCCTTTGTAAATCAGATGCCACCTTCCCGTGGTGCTGCTGCAAGATACAATAGGCAGCTGCAGCTATGA
- the LOC136463857 gene encoding uncharacterized protein isoform X2, whose protein sequence is MGNNETCKKSHEHEKLDIGRREEDKASYSPELEEGEFRKDEPFGLENLIHKGMVVSVQKLGSSTKGRVSTWQSTSPERGSHQGDTSMKSQLVNVIQSTCHRIYSEKHSQSYSPSSPIRSKERHEKRMRNCFSYHDYHQVLKKIEKVCSERLDNQLLHQSKDRKEFNTLIKEEEWKFFKKHACSYRVHYERVIPTTSYHRMKLPKLFFSILLKVFRKYMRSQLIKFVRRQINDRNKEKRIRERWIFEATAGYLKKTFDGTSMTCSGFKMEKPECHVHAYSEGKQELKFLDMQSLTTEIEAIASSKELEETVTDKDSDIFQPEPIIENLQSPIETNGGAEDGLSVDATEGLVDSMSSHSNNAPTEFSEKVGMQVAVSSPPQNEGGNVERSCSRFVTDKTLVLSKAVAADLGNEPPVRKKQRCMNPDDDALEGSCSGSQRNLPHESDSNIHETALHDEEEPKAERLPSANVNQMEQADVAANKEVSSGANSSFGQVTEQHNITATSATLVQPSTQLQLYDLTCQNVAHPCQESGVNTCSISTGLDNHGTLNIQQQSANQTSSMVEHMPENGLQSDPVTNGCRQLLMSSNRTSPPVRVTEQQISTSPPVQVTEQQNASNSSLLTPHVRQLCGPQTCQTVAHQDQPVGRNSFPAQAWLDSPRSSNVQQQSNNQTTTGSTSGQYMLESGTQSDPLAIEMSRLLLMHDLMTKKHISKRQKIILECEKELAECKRKFDEKFHNLEMETLQKKKDIAILEDKISKQQMLGETFQVLHKASAGVASGSQRGLVVT, encoded by the exons ATGGGTAACAACGAAACCTGCAAGAAATCACATGAACATGAGAAACTTGATATAGGCAGGAGAGAAGAAGATAAAGCATCATACAGCCCTGAACTAGAAGAAGGTGAGTTTAGGAAGGATGAGCCATTTGGATTAGAAAACCTTATCCACAAGGGTATGGTTGTAAGTGTTCAAAAGTTGGGTTCATCCACCAAGGGGAGGGTCAGTACATGGCAATCAACTTCACCTGAAAGAGGTTCCCATCAAGGAGACACTTCAATGAAGAGTCAACTTGTTAATGTGATTCAATCAACTTGTCATAGAATATATTCTGAGAAACACAGCCAGAGCTATTCTCCATCTTCCCCTATTAGGTCAAAAGAAAGGCATGAGAAACGGATGCGCAACTGCTTTAGTTACCATGATTATCATCAAGTACTGAAAAAAATCGAGAAAGTTTGTTCAGAAAGGCTTGATAACCAATTGTTACATCAGAGTAAAGACCGCAAGGAATTCAATACTTTAATAAAGGAAGAGGAGTGGAAATTCTTCAAAAAACATGCTTGCTCTTATAGAGTTCACTATGAGCGTGTCATACCAACAACAAGCTATCACAGGATGAAGCTACCTAAGCTATTTTTCAGCATTTTGCTTAAGGTTTTCCGTAAATATATGCGGTCTCAGCTTATAAAATTTGTGAGAAGACAAATAAATGATAGGAACAAAGAGAAGAGAATAAGAGAACGCTGGATATTTGAGGCTACAGCTGGCTACCTTAAGAAAACGTTTGATGGAACTTCCATGACATGTTCTGGATTCAAGATGGAGAAACCAGAGTGTCATGTGCATGCTTATTCTGAAGGCAAACAAGAGCTCAAATTTTTGGACATGCAATCTCTAACTACTGAAATTGAAGCAATTGCTTCTAGTAAAGAACTTGAAGAAACCGTTACAGATAAGGACAGTGATATTTTTCAGCCAGAGCCAATTATAGAAAACCTACAATCACCAATAGAGACAAATGGAGGTGCAGAGGATGGGTTATCTGTTGATGCAACTGAAGGCTTAGTAGATAGTATGTCTTCACATTCCAATAATGCACCCACTGAGTTCAGTGAAAAAGTTGGGATGCAAGTTGCTGTCTCCTCACCACCACAAAATGAGGGGGGAAATGTGGAGAGATCCTGTTCTCGGTTCGTCACTGATAAAACATTGGTACTTTCTAAGGCAGTGGCAGCTGATTTAGGAAATGAGCCTCCAGTTAGAAAGAAGCAAAGGTGCATGAATCCTGACGATGATGCATTAGAAGGCTCTTGTTCTGGGTCCCAGAGAAATTTGCCACATGAGTCTGACTCTAATATTCATGAAACAGCATTGCACGATGAG GAGGAACCTAAAGCTGAAAGGCTGCCTTCAGCTAATGTGAATCAAATGGAACAGGCTGATGTTGCAGCTAATAAGGAAGTATCTAGTGGTGCAAACTCTTCCTTTGGCCAAGTCACTGAACAGCATAACATCACTGCAACTTCAGCAACATTAGTCCAACCGTCAACACAACTGCAACTTTATGATCTAACTTGTCAAAATGTTGCTCATCCGTGTCAAGAATCTGGTGTGAATACTTGTTCAATAAGCACTGGATTAGACAACCATGGGACATTAAATATTCAGCAGCAATCAGCCAACCAGACAAGCTCCATGGTTGAGCATATGCCTGAAAATGGACTCCAGTCAGATCCAGTTACCAATGGGTGTAGACAATTGCTTATGTCTAGTAATCGCACCTCTCCACCTGTTCGGGTTACCGAGCAGCAAATTTCCACCTCGCCACCTGTCCAAGTTACCGAGCAGCAAAATGCCTCTAATTCATCCTTATTAACTCCACATGTAAGACAACTATGTGGTCCCCAGACTTGTCAAACTGTTGCTCATCAGGATCAACCAGTTGGCAGGAATAGTTTTCCAGCACAAGCTTGGTTAGACAGCCCTAGATCATCAAATGTTCAGCAGCAGTCAAACAACCAGACAACAACAGGCTCCACTTCTGGACAATATATGCTTGAAAGTGGTACTCAATCAGATCCATTAGCAATTGAAATGAGTCGGCTGCTTCTGATGCATGATCTGATGACCAAGAAACATATATCTAAG AGGCAAAAAATTATCTTGGAGTGTGAAAAGGAGCTGGCTGAATGCAAAAGGAAGTTTGATGAGAAGTTCCATAATTTAGAGATGGAAACACTGCAGAAAAAGAAGGATATTGCGATCCTCGAGGACAAAATATCTAAGCAACAGATGTTAGGGGAGACATTCCAGGTTCTACACAAGGCCTCTGCTGGAGTTGCTTCGGGCAGTCAGAGAG GTCTTGTAGTCACCTGA